TAGTAGCCAAACAAGTTGGGCTGCCGCGGGGGTTATGGCTAACCCCCGTTTTTCTTAGTCTTGATAGCGCTGAGCTAAGGTGAGAATTTTATCCCGAAAGCGATCGCGTACAGACTGAGGAGCAATCAGTTCACAATCATCGCCATAGCGCAAGAGCTCTCGACATAACCAAAATGTATTGCTTACCTGGCGCACCACTCGCCGCACCTCCGATCGCTCTGGGTGCCATTCGTTGACCACATCGACCCCCGTCTTCGACTCATAGGCAGGGGATTTAGACGAGTTCAAGAATGTCTATTTGAATAAACTCTATGCATTTGAAAATTGCCACATCACCAGAATGCAAGGAGACATGATTCGGCCAACTCCCTTGGTCATCGAAAAAACGCTCATCCCCGGAGTCGCGATTTCTAAATCTGCCCAAAATTCCTGGGCGATCGCCCGTCTCCGTAAGCAAGGGTTAGACTGTTATCCGATCAAGGTCTTCGATAGCTTGACATCCAAAGATTATCTATTTTTTACCAGTCTAGCTGGCATTTTAGCGATCGCCTCTGCAGGAATTCGTTTAAAATGCACAGATGACGAGGAGTTTTGGATTGCATGATACAACCGTCCTCGTTGACCACGTTGTTATCATTGCCATTGCCCGATGCCCTACTTCCAAAAGACACCGAACGCGTTCCCTGCTGAGTATCTCAGCAATCTAGGCAGCAAGATTCAAGCTTGCCCCTATTTTTCCATCAACAACCTCAACCGCGACTTCGTAAAAACCAAGGGATTTTCGGTTGTCTTCAAATGCGAGGGTATATCTGAGGTAGAGCGGCAGTTTCCATTTTTCCAGCCCTACCTAGCCAAGGCCCTGAAGCCCGACTGCAATGCTTTCTACCTGAATCCTCTGTTGCTCAGCCAAGGTTCTCGGGTCGATCCTCACATCGATCGCTCCCTGCGGTCATACTGCAAAACCATTGATCCGCCAGCTTGGGTAACGGTGCTCTATGTCCAAGTACCGCCTGAGCTAGACGGTGGGGATTTGATCTTGCGGAATCATCGGCAACAGGTAGGTCAAATCAAGCCTAAGGTGAATACATTACTGCACTTTCAAGGTAATTTAACCCATTCCGTGAATGCTGTGCATAGCGTTGGAATGCGTCTCAGTTTGGTTTGTGAACAGTATGATCTAACAGACTCAGAGTTGCGCGATATTCCTATCTTTACCATTGAATCTCGCGTGATGTCATCCAACGTAGCAAAATCTAAACCATAGACCCATGCCCCATAGCCTGATTCTTAATGTACAGCCGCGATCGCCCATTAAGCCGGGATATCTCAGCGGTAAACATCTCCATGCCTTATTTTTGACTCTGGTGAGTTCGGTGGATCAGGAGCTAGGCGATCGCCTGCATGGACAATCGTCCAACAAGGCATGTATCCTCAGTCCTCTACAGACGACAACAGAGCGATCGCTCATTTTGGACTATCAGCATAAGCATCCGATTGCAGCGGGAACGCCATGTTGGTGGCGAATCTCGTTGTTAGATGATCAGTTATTTGGTCATTTTCAGTGAAGCATCGCAAACGCCAGAAAGAATGCGATCGCTGCCAACAGGTTCAAGCAACCCTATATCGCGTGCAGTGGATCAAGTCACAGACATGGCAGTTCGTTTGTTCAGATTGCTGGGTTGGCCTTGGTGATCACGCTGACTATCGCTATGGAGGGACATGGAAATCAAAGAAGCGCCCTTGATTCCAGACCGCAGCGGATGGATAAACTTGTCTACATCGCTGCAAATTGAACGATAATCGCGATGAAGCTGACCAGGAATAAGGCGAGTGTGGCTAATGATAGCATAGTGTATTGTCTTGAGTCCTAGATATCCTAGCAATAGCCATCCCCGTTAGAACAACGGCTGTGGATCAACCCACACCCCATCAACCAGAATGGTTCCAGCTCCTTGATTCAGGAGATAGCGACAGCGGGAAACCCTATGCAGCATATCCTTATCAAGATGACGATTGCTATATCTACAGGCTACCCAATCAGCGCTGATGTTTGGAGTGAGGATAACCGTCTGCGGGTTTGCCACGCGGGGCAACAGGACGGGGCTCAAGGCTCAATAATGAAACGGTACGATCAGCAACGGGAATAACGCCACCAAAAACCAAAGCCACTGAACAGGATGGTGCGCTGTTTGGGGCGGGGCAGGCGTCAGCAAGGCCTGAATGCGAGTGGTGATGCGATCGCCCATGAGGGTAAGGCTAAACTCGGCGGCGACGGTTGAGAAAAGCGACTGCGGCGCTTGGGCAACCTGGATCAGGGCTTCAGCCAACACAATGGGATCAACAGTCTGAGTTGCCCAGCGGTCAGCCCGGATTTCTCGTAGTAGCAGCAGATCGTGCCAGAGGCGATCGCTCTCAGGCAGCCAAGCTGTCAGCCGTCGTAAGCAACCTAGCCAGAAAGTCCAGAACGTATCTCGATAGTGCCGATGTCCAGCCTCGTGGGCCAACACGGCCTGTAAATGAGGTTCATCAAGAGCCTGAAGCAGCCCTCGACTGACCACTAATTCAGGATTCCAAAAGCCTACTTGAGCACTGTAGGGTAACTCCAGTTCTAAAATACGGCAGGTGTAATGACCTATCTGCGATCGCTCACAGTTGCGCACAGACTGTAGAGCCCGGTACCCATCGATCGCTAACTTCAGCATCCAGACGAGGGCGATCACTAAAATTCCAGCAGACAGACCGTAGGACAACCATCCTTCCCAATACATCACCATATGCCCGCGTGGGCCCATGCAAACAATGGCAATTTCAGTCATGATCGGCAAGAGAGCCGGCACAAGAAACCCAAGAAGGGTCGGTTGCCAATCTTGGAGCATAGATCCATCCCTGCACCAAAACAGCCGCATTCCACAGGCAACCGTGAGAGACACGATGATTAGTCCTAGGTGCATCATGCATCCGACTCCCGCGTTTGCCGGAGGCTATGTAAACGCTGGGCGATCGCATCCAGTTGTTCGAGGCTAGTGGCATCCAGGCTATCCACAAATGCCGCCACAATATCTGGATTACTCACCGCTAAAAAGGCCTGAAGCTGATGATGGGCCTGCAAAACTTGGGCATCGGCACGGGACAGACGCGATCGCCAATAGTAGAGCTTGCCCTGGCGCTGCCGGGTAATCCATCCCTTTTTTTCGAGGCGGTTCAGCACCGTTGTCACCGAGGCGTAGGCTAACTCGCGATCGGGATCGCTCAAAATCTGATCGTGAATATCCCGCACGGTCACCGGATTGTGGTGCCAAATAATGTCCATGACTTCAGCCTCTAGGGGCCCAAGCCGTAGTTGCTGTGGGGAATAGTCTGGTAAAGGAGACATTTAACTCATGACGATGTCCTATGTTGAGTCTAGACCATAGGTTGCTAGACGGGAAGGTGGTTGCTTCAGGTTTCATCGGGCAAGCTGTGCCATCTGAGGCTTGCTGGATGGGCCTTAGAGGTCTTCAGGGGGGATAGGCTGTGGAGCCAGAATAAGACCGATCAAGCAGTCGATCAACAGATCTGGATCCATGGGGGCAATATGCTGGCCATGCATAATTCTCTGGGTCATGGCATAGCTGAGTAATGTGCCCGTAAAAATTCGGGCCACGGCGTCTGAATGAGCGATCGCTAAATCAGGATGGGAGTCAAAATAGTGCGTGAGACTACGCCACACCTTTTGGGGTAGAGATTGAATGAAAAGCTGAGCTAAGGCCGGAAAACGACCTGATTCTCCAATGATCAGCCGCAAAAAGGCCACATATTCATCATCTACCGCCAGCAGAGCTAAAAATTTCTGGGCAATCTGCCGCAAGACCTGAGCAGGGGAATCATCGAGGCAGATAGTGCCGAAGACTTGGTTGAAACGTTGGGCGGTGACCTGCTCAATCAACGCGGTGAACAGGCCTTCTTTATCGGCAAAATGCTTATAAATGGTGATCTTGGAGACTCCGGCCGCCGCCGCCACCCGATCCATGCTAGTGCCCTCATAGCCTTGGTGCAGAAAAATTTCTAGGGCACCCTGGAGAATTTGGGCTCGCTTTAACCCGGTGGTGGAATCTGGGGACGGCGTCATGGGGGTTGATGAATGAAGAAACACAAACTTTATCGTGGAATCTCACAGCTATACTATACCGTATAGTATTATCAAAGACATACCTTGCAGGCTCAACGTCAATACTTCACTTAAAGGCATCTACGTTGCCGGGTTTCGGCTGCGCTCAACCCTCGTCTCATCAGGGTTTGAGCATTCAGCAATGATGACGTTGACTGACCAATATTCTGTTCAACCTTGGTACATGTCTTCTCTATAGGCTTTGTTATGACTCAGGTTGCTCCATCCAATCCTTCATCTAGTCCAACGTCTAGTCCAGCAGGGCAGACGGTTCAAACTGACCCACCGAAGCGATCGCTCTTACGGCTAGCTATTCCCCTGCTACTTGTGATAGTTGCTGCCGCATGGGGGGCAAAGACATGGCTGTTTCAGACCCAGGAGACTGGTCTAACCCTGAGTGGTCGCATTGAAGGGTATGACACCCATCTAGGGGCGAAAACGGGTGGCAGGGTCGAGTCTGTGGCGGTGCGGGAGGGCGATCGCGTTCAGGCAGGTCAGGTGATTGCTCGCCTCGATGATGGAGAACTGCAGGCGGCGTACCAAGCGGCTCAGGCTGCCACCTTGGCGGCAAGGCAGCAGGCCATCCAAGCTGAGAGCCAGATCGCCGTGGTGCAAAGCCAACTTGCTGAAGCAGCCTTGACGTTACAGCAATCGGAAGGGGATACGGTGGGGCGGGTCAGCCAGGCAGAGGCCACGGTAGCCACCACTGAGGCCCAGCTTGCCCAAGCCCAAGCCCAGGTACAGCGGGCTGTATCGGAATTGCACCTCGCGGAAGTGGAGCGCGATCGCCTGCAGTCACTCTTGGCCGATGGGGCAGTGCCGCAGCAGGATCTTGACGTTGCCCAAACCCGCTTTGAAACAGCCCAAAGTAATCTGGCCGCCAGCCAGGCCACCCTGCTTGCGGCTGAACGACAGGTTAATGCGGCCCAAGGTGGCCTGGTTCAGGTACAAACCACCCAGTTGAACCCCGACATTCGTTCAGCCCAGATCACCCGCCTGCAGCGCCAGCTTGAGCAAGCCCAGGCCCAACAGAGGGCGGCCCAAGCAGAGGTCGAGAGAGCGATCGCTCTGGAGCAGGAAGTGGCGGCGCGGTTGGCGAATTTAGCCATTGTCAGTCCCATTGATGGCGTGGTGCTCAACCGCATGGTGGAGCCGGGGGAGGTGATTGGAGCCGGGGCAACGGTGGCAACGGTGGCAACGGTGATTAACCTTGATGATGTGTATCTGCGAGGCTACATTCCCCAGGGTGAGGTGGGCAATGTGCGCGTGGGGCAAGCCGCCCAAGTATTTCTCGACTCGGATCCCAATCAACCGCTGGCAGCAACGGTGATCGCCATTGATACCGAAGCGTCCTTCACGCCAGAAAATATTTACTTCCGTGACGACCGGGTGACCCAGGTGTTTGGTCTGAGGCTAGGCATCGACAATCCTGACGGCTTTGCTAAGCCAGGAATGCCAGCGGATGGTGAGATTGTGCTGTCTGAGGAGGAGTGATGCCAGCCCCCTTGCCGCCAACCTCGTCAGCACCCCTTGGGAGCACATCAGCGATCGCTGTCCAAGGATTGCATAAATCCTACGGCTCCCTCAAAGCTTTGAGGGGGATAGATTTCACCGTGCAACCAGGAGAAATTTTTGGCTTAATCGGCCCCGATGGAGCGGGTAAAACCACCACCTTTCAGATCCTGGCAGGGGTGATGGAGGCTACTGCCGGCCAGGTCAGTCTGTTGGGTAAACCGCCCAGGCAAGCCCAGCTCAACGTCGGCTATGTGACCCAGAAATTTTCCCTCTATCCCGATCTAACGGTGCTGGAAAACCTGCGCTACAGTGCTGGCCTGCGGCGGGTGCCGGCCGCACGCTGGAGCGAACGCGTCCCCCCTCTCCTCAAACAGGTGGGCTTGGATGCCTTTGGCGATCGCCTGGCCCAAAACCTATCCGGCGGCATGAAGCAAAAGCTGGCCCTCTGCTGTGCGCTGGTAGCCAATCCAGCGGTGCTGTTATTAGATGAACCGACGACGGGCGTTGATCCCGTATCGCGGCGGGAGTTTTGGGATTTACTGGCCACCGTCGCCTCCACTGGGGTCACGGTGGTGGTGGCTACCCCCTACCTGGATGAAGCGGAGCGTTGTCACCGCATTGCCCTGATTTACGGGGGCGAACTTCAGCAAATGGGTACCTTAGCTAACCTACGCCAGGGGTTGGGGCTTCAGCGCCTGGAGGTGTGGGCGGCGGATATTGCCCAAGCGGAGACTGTGCTTCAGACTGCAACCGTTCCGGGGTTGGTGGATATTCAGACCTTTGGCGATCGCTTAGATATTTTGGTTACGGATCCAAAGGTGGCAGACCAGCAGGTGCGCCAGCATTTAGCCCAACAGCAAATCCACGTCGATAGAATGCAGCACACGACACCCACCCTCGAAAATGTATTTGTGAATCACCTGCGGCAGCAGGGTCTAGATCCACCCTATTTAAGCTTTCCCACAGCGCGAACCGGTCAAACCTTGGGCAAGGTGGCGATCGCCGCTCGCTCGCTGCAAAAAACCTTTGGGAGCTTCTGCGCTGTAGACCATGTGGATATTACGGTGCGCCATGGCGAAATCTATGGACTCCTCGGTGCCAATGGAGCCGGAAAAACCACCACGATTAAAATGCTCTGTGGGCTGCTGCCGGCCAGTGGTGGAGAGATTGAGCTAGCAGGACAAACCGCCAATCTGAGTCGCCCTGAGGTGCGATCGCGCATTGGCTACATGAGCCAGAAATTTACTCTCTACGATGACCTAACGATTCTGCAAAATCTTACCTTTTACTGCGGCGTCTACGGTGTTCCCAAGCGGCTGCAGCGCCAGAAAATTAACTGGGTTCTAGAGACCTGTGGCTTGCAGGGGCAAGAGCAAACCGTGACCGCGAAGCTACCGGGCGGATGGAAACAGCGGGTTGCCTTTGGAGCCTCGGTGATGCACGAACCCGATATCTTATTTCTCGATGAACCAACCTCCGGTGTCGATCCCTTAGCGCGACGGCAGTTTTGGCGACAGATTCGCGACTTCGCCCGGCGCGGTACTGCTATTTTAGTCACCACCCATTATCTAGAAGAAGCTGAAAACTGCCATGCTATGGGCTTTATGGTTGCCGGACGGGTGGTCGCTCAAGGGTCTCCCAGCCAGATCAAGGCGGAGCAGCCAGGGCAACTCGTAGAATTGGTGACCGACCGAACGCAGGCTGCGGCCGACTGTCTCAAGCAGCACTTAGAGCATTGGCGAGTAGCTATTTTTGGCGATCGCCTCCATCTGGTTCTCGATCATCTCGATGACGATCTGCCTAGGGTGCGGCAGTGGCTTCAGGAGTCCGAAATTCCCATCCAAGCTGCTAACCCCATTCCCTTTTCCTTAGAAGATGCCTTCATTGGCATTGTCCAGCGGGCCGCCTAGCCCTTACCAGGTTGGTTGTCCTATCCTATAGTGGCTGTACCTACGCCTATGAAACGGGTGATCTCCCAGTGTTTAAAGGAATTAGTTCAGTTCCAACGCGATCGCATCACGGTGGCCCTGGCCCTGGTGCTGCCCTTAGCGGTCATGTTGATTTACGGCTATGCTATTCGCCTAGAATCCAAAAATATTCCCATTAGCATTCAGGATTTTGACAATAGTTTCCTGAGCCGTACCTACGTAGAGCGGATTGTGGCAACCAACCAGTTTGTACCCACACCGCTGATGAATGGAGATCCCACTTTGTCCATCGATTGGGGGCGCGCTAAGGCCACCCTCGTAATCCCTCCAGACTTTTCCCAATCCATCCTCACCCAAACACCAGTCACTGTGCAGGTCTTAGTCGATGGTACCGATGTTAACAATGCCCGCGTCATCCAAAATGGCATCCGTGCTGCCACCCAGTTTTTCCTCAGCAGCAGTAACCTCCTGCCCGATCGCCCCCAAATCCAGATCATTGCTGACGTACGGCTCTGGTTTAATCCAGGTCGTGATGAAGCCCTTTATATCGTACCTGGAATTTTTGGTGTCATCCTTTGGGTCTTTCCCTCTATGCTGGCAGCGATCGCCATGGTCAGGGAAAAAGAAGAGGGCACCATTGTGCAGATCTATGCCTCCGACCTCAGTGCTACAGAATGGTTACTGGGTAAAGAATTAGCTTATTTCATCGTGGGTGTGGGTGAAGCGATCCTAGCATTTTCTGTCGCCGCAGTCCTCTTCGGCATCCGCGTGCGGGGCGATCCGACCACTCTGCTGGTAGGTACAGGTATCTTTCTGGCTGCTGCCGTTGCCTTTGGTCTGCTTGTGGGGGCTCGGGCCGGCAACCAGACTGGAGCCGTGCAGGGAACAGCGATCGCAGGTTTCCTCACCGCCCTGCTGCTCTCTGGGTTTATTTACCGCATCGAAAATATACCCATGCCCCTATCCTTACTGTCTAACGTGATTCCGGCACGATATTTTATCCTGATTACCCGTGATGCTTTCGTGCGCGGCACGGGCTGGTCAGGCATCGGTATTGCCCCAGGAGCGATCGCCCTCATGGGTGGCCTCTTTTTCTTTGGGGCCATCCGTACACTAAGCCAAATGCAGTTGTCTGACTAGATTTTTAACAACGTTATCTAAGCTAACGGTTCATGTAAACACCCTCTATGCACTACCTTCGCCATATCCTCAGCGATCGCCTCTGGTCTTTGATCATCAAAGAAGTCCAGCAAATTCTGCACAATAAACAAATTATTTTTCTGCTGCTCTTCCCCCCCACCGTACAGTTATTGATCTTTGGCTTAGCCCTAAACCCAGCCGTCAACCACCTTAGCCTAGGCGTTATGGACTATAGCCACAGCGCAGATAGCCGAGCCTTGGTGTCTGCCCTCGTGGAAAATCAGGTCTTTCAGGTGCAAACCTACGAGTCGCGGCAAGGGGATTTGGAAAACCAGGTTCGCACCGGACAGGTAACGGCTGGATTGGTGATTCCACCAGACTTTAGCCAATCCCTAGCCCGTCACCAACCGGCCCATGTGCAGGTGTTGATTGATGGGGTTGATGCCAATACCGCTGGCATTGCCCAAGGCTATATGAAGCAAATTATCCAGCGCCATACCCAAACCTTACATGCCGGACAGCGATTGCCCGTCGAGACAGAGGTGATTTTTCTCTATAACCCTGGATTATTAAGCAGTTGGTTTTTTGTGCCAGGGGTAATTGGCGTAGTCCTGACCCTCACCGGATCCTTGGTATCTTCAACCACGGTCATCCGAGAAAAAGATGTGGGCACCCTAGAGCAACTCCTGATGACCCCGGCTGCCGGTTGGGAAATCCTGACCGCCAAAATCGCTCCCCTCTTTGTCTTGCTGATGGGCGATGTCTTACTGGCCTCCGCCATTGGTCGGGGAATTTTTGGTCTTCCTTTTCGAGGCAACTACGGTCTATTTCTAGCCCTATCCGCCCTGTACGTCCTAGTTTGTATTGGCATTGGGATCCTATTAGCAACCTTAGCCAATAATCAACAGCAAGTTGTGTTGATCTCATTTTTCTTCAACGTGCCGCTGATTCAGCTCTCCGGAGCGATCGCCCCCATCGAAAGTATGCCACCCTTTTTTCGTGCCCTATCTTTTTTGGATCCCCTACGCCACTATGTACAGATTGCCCGCAGTCTGATTCTCAAAGATGTAGGTATTGAAGCTCTGTGGATTCATATCCTAGCCCTCGGTGTTTTTGCGGTGCTGTTTCTGGGCGTCAGCATCAATCGATTTCGAACCCAGTTAAGCTAGGGTCTGGCCGTCCAATCAGCCCAGCGCCATCGCCCCCTCCCACAGGGAATGCGATCCCAGGTTTTGTAACGTGAGAATTGCTGGCACAATGGAGCAAGGCCTGTTTCCACCCTAGGGCAGCAGGTCTCAACTGTAGTCATCAAAGGGCGATGTATGTGGCGAGTCATTATTCAATGTTCTGCTGATAGCTGGCGTGACCATGCGGTGGCCTTTAAGGCGATCGCTGCCCAATATTCCGAGACGCCCTTGGCATCGAAGAAGATGAAAGACGATGAACGCCGGATTATGGAATTTCAGGTGGAATCGGTGAGTGATGCGGAAGATTTTATGGAAGAATGTCTGGCGCTGGAGGGCTTCACGGCAACGTTTGAGGCCCTTTAGCGACATGCTGGGCCACACCCACTGTAGCGATCGCCCAATCTTCTAAGATCCCGTAGGAACACTTAAGATCCCGTAGGGACAATCGAAAGGAGACTGAGTCACATCTGCTTCACGCTGCATTGCCCGCCATCCTGAGCTGTAGCTCTTCAACCGGATTGGATATGAAGGGGATCAGCAGGATGTCGGCCCACAGCCAAGGTTCATGAGATAGCGCGATCGCTCGGACACTGACCCATCCCCTCAGTCAACCAGACTCTTCGCTGTTCAAGGCCTGGTTTAGATGAGGATTCACGCCTGCCCTGATGTCATGAGTTATGCATTATTTAAACCAACTATCGCCCAGCAAGCGAGGCTACGCCCTAATCAATCGCTCCATCCACTGGCTCTCTAAATTCCTGGTAAAAGACTGGGATCGCCGTCTGCTCGGGCTTTCTAGTCTACCCATTCATTCCATCTTGGATATTGGAGCCAATGAGGGACAGTTCTCCAAACGGATGCGATCGCTCTTTCCTGATGCTCAGATCTATGCCTTTGAACCCTTGCCCGATGCCCTCAAGGTTTTAAACGCCTGGGCCAAGACCCAGCGGGGAACGGTGCAGGTGTTTGATGTGGCTTTGGGGGAAACAGAGCAGGTGTTGGCCCTTCAGCACCATTTGTATTTCAGTGCCTCATCCTCCCTGCTGCCCACCACCGCCCTGGGTGAGGAGGTCTATCCAATCATGAGTCGGCAGCAGCCCATCTCCGTGACCCAAACCACCTTGGATGGAGCGATCGCCCAATTACCCCAGTTTCCCCAGCCCGACGTTCTGATCAAGCTGGATGTGCAAGGCTATGAAGATCGGGTGATTCGAGGCGGTCTGCAAACCTTTGCCCAGGCCAAGGCCTGCATCGTCGAGATTTCCTTAGATGCGCTTTATGATGGGCAAGCGACGTTTCAGACCATTTTTGAGCTGCTGAGCGGTTTGGGCTACAGCTACTGCGGTAACCTAGACCAGATTCAGGCTCGGGATGGTCATGTGATCTATTTCAATGCCCTGTTTATCAATACCCACCCTACCCTACCCCATCATGCGCGTTGAAGCTTGCTGTACCGCTTTGCTGAAGCAGATCCTGCCGACCCTTGATCCCCAGCGTCAGGGGCTTTGTTTAGATGTCGGGGTTGGCACCTTCGCCTTCTACTGCCAAATGTTTGCCCAGCTCGGGTTTTCCACCATTGCCATTGAACCCTTACCCATCCCCAAACTGCGGCAGATCTGTCAGCGCCACCATATTCAGTTGCTAGAAACCTGTTTATCCAATCAAACAGGCACGCAGACCTTCTATGGCGGTCAGTTTGCCCGCCTAGGCAATCAGAACTTTAACTCTCTGGCACCAGACTGGTTTGGCTCATCAGCACGGAGCCAGCAGGTACCCACCATCGATCTACCTGACTTGATGGAGGCGATCGCCGCCCAGCAGATTACTTGCCTAAAACTGGATATTGAAGGCTGGGAACCGGTGGTCATCCAGCAGTTTGCTGACCTCCCCGCCTCGCTCTTACCCAAGGTCACCATGTTTGAATATGGCGGCGGCACCGATCGCCAAGCGGGAGCCAAGGGCTGGGCACCCAAGTTCCTCGAAGGCACCATGCAATGCCTCACAACCCTCCAGCAGCGCGGGTATGGGCTGAGTATTATGGTGGACTATTGCCACGGTACCGATGTCAATGTGTTTGACCTACAAACCATGGACCTCAATCCAGCCAACGTGTTTCCCCCCAATGCCGTCTATGGCAACATCATCAGCTTCTATGAAGGTAGCTATCCTCAGGAAGCGATCGCCCAAATCTGCCAGCGCTACCGTGGTGGGGTGATTAACTGGTTGGTGAGCCAGCTTGTATCGACCTAGACGAACATCTATCAAGTCTACCGGTTGAATAGCAATTGCTCAGAAACCCAAGACTAGCGTCGTCAGCTCTCCCTAAGTTTGCTAGGATGAAGTCTTAGATAGCGTAATCTAGTCTGCGCTTGGTTTGATCAGAGTAAACACGTTAGGTTTATGCCACGTCAAATCCACTATTCATTGCTCTTAGACTGGTTTCATACCGATGGTATGAAGTAGGGGCAAGCTAGGAGCAATTCTTAATCTATGTCTTTTCAAGACCTCGGTCTTTCGACCGAACTTCTGCGTGCCGTTGCCGATCAAGGGTATACCGAACCGACCCCCATCCAACAGCAGGCCATTCCCTTGATTCTCCAAGGTCGAGACGTTATGGCCAGTGCCCAAACAGGCACAGGTAAAACGGCTGGCTTCACCTTGCCATTATTGCAACGTCTGATCGTCCAAGGTCGCGGACAGCGGGGTGTACGCGTTTTAGTCCTCACCCCCACCCGTGAACTGGCAGCCCAAGTCGGC
This portion of the Leptolyngbya sp. CCY15150 genome encodes:
- a CDS encoding FkbM family methyltransferase, which gives rise to MHYLNQLSPSKRGYALINRSIHWLSKFLVKDWDRRLLGLSSLPIHSILDIGANEGQFSKRMRSLFPDAQIYAFEPLPDALKVLNAWAKTQRGTVQVFDVALGETEQVLALQHHLYFSASSSLLPTTALGEEVYPIMSRQQPISVTQTTLDGAIAQLPQFPQPDVLIKLDVQGYEDRVIRGGLQTFAQAKACIVEISLDALYDGQATFQTIFELLSGLGYSYCGNLDQIQARDGHVIYFNALFINTHPTLPHHAR
- a CDS encoding FkbM family methyltransferase, translating into MRVEACCTALLKQILPTLDPQRQGLCLDVGVGTFAFYCQMFAQLGFSTIAIEPLPIPKLRQICQRHHIQLLETCLSNQTGTQTFYGGQFARLGNQNFNSLAPDWFGSSARSQQVPTIDLPDLMEAIAAQQITCLKLDIEGWEPVVIQQFADLPASLLPKVTMFEYGGGTDRQAGAKGWAPKFLEGTMQCLTTLQQRGYGLSIMVDYCHGTDVNVFDLQTMDLNPANVFPPNAVYGNIISFYEGSYPQEAIAQICQRYRGGVINWLVSQLVST